TAAAGGCTTTTTCTATGTAATGCACCGTTTTAATGTTGATGCTATTAAATTTGTGCAAAAAATGAAAGCTAAAAATTTAATTTCATCAATTTCTTTGGGTGTCCAAGTTGTTGATTATGAAATTGTTAAACAATTAAAAGAAAATGACTTAATTCCAGACTACATTACAATTGATATTGCTCATGGTCATTCACTAGCTGTTAAAGATATGATTAAACATATCCGTAAACACATGGGAACTAAAACATTTATTATTGCTGGAAATGTGGGAACACCTTCAGCCGTTCGTGACTTAGAATATTGAGGTGCTGATGCTACTAAAGTAGGAATTGGTCCTGGTAAAGTTTGCATCACCAAATTAAAAACCGGTTTTGGAACCGGTGGTTGACAGTTATCGGCTGTTAAATGATGTAGCAAAGCTGCTACTAAACCAATTATTGCTGATGGGGGAATCAGAGTTAATGGAGACGTTGCTAAATCAATTAGATTTGGAGCATCAATTGTTATGATTGGTTCGTTATTTGCAGCTCATGCTGAATCACCAGGAAAAACAGTAGAAATTGATGGAGAATTATATAAAGAATTCTTTGGTAGTGCTAGTGAATTTAATAAAGGTGAAAAACGTTATGTTGAAGGTAAAAAAGATATCATCAAAATTCGTGGTTCAATTTTTGAGACATTAACAGAAATGGAACAAGATTTACAATCTTCGATTTCATACTCTGGAGGAAACAAATTATTAGACATCAGAAAAGTTGATTATATTATTCTTAAAGATTCTAATTTTTAAATAATAAAAAGCAGTCGAGGCTGCTTTTTTATTATGATCAATCAATTGTTTTTGGATCAGCTGGTTTTGTATTTTTGATAACTTCATCAATTAATCCGTTTTTAATATGAATGATTGTGTTAGCTATTTTAGCAATGTTAGGGTTGTGGGTAACAACGATAACAGTTGTTTTATATTTTTTATTTACTTTAACTAAGATTTCTAATACTTTTCTTCCCATTTCTTCGTCCAATGCCCCAGTTGGTTCATCAGCAAACAGAATATCAGGATTTTTTGCTAATGCACGAGCAATAGAAACACGTTGTTGTTGTCCCCCGGACATTTGGTGAGGGTATTTATTCATTTGTTCTGTCATTCCGATAGTTTCAAAGATATCAGTAATTGAAAGACCTTTGGTTTTATCTCTTGAAAGGTTTTCTCCAACTTCAGCATTTTCTTTAGCTGTTAAGTTAGTTAACAAGTTGTATTGTTGAAAAATGAATCCAACGTTGTTACGGCGGAATTTAGTTAAGTGTGAATCTTTTAATAACGAAAGATTTGATCCTAAAACGAAAACATCACCTTCACTAGCTTTATCTAATCCAGAAATAATGTTTAAAAATGTTGTTTTCCCCGATCCCGATGGTCCAAGAATAACTATAAAATCACCTTTATCTAAGATTATATCAATTCCTTTTAAAACTGGTGTTTCTAAATCTCCAGTAATATATGATTTACGTACCCCATTTAACTCAATCACATGTTTATCAACTTTTGGTTTATAGTTGGTT
The sequence above is drawn from the Williamsoniiplasma somnilux genome and encodes:
- a CDS encoding ABC transporter ATP-binding protein encodes the protein MDKKSDKPKSTKVQTNKSRTLEKTEKPKVAVKKNSSSIVKKEIETKVDAKIELTTESVSNNKTINKEKLDSHINDNNTETNKREFIQIDLAPLEKKESRVKQLKQIDKRQKQLTSKYSKEILEGTIVTTTNYKPKVDKHVIELNGVRKSYITGDLETPVLKGIDIILDKGDFIVILGPSGSGKTTFLNIISGLDKASEGDVFVLGSNLSLLKDSHLTKFRRNNVGFIFQQYNLLTNLTAKENAEVGENLSRDKTKGLSITDIFETIGMTEQMNKYPHQMSGGQQQRVSIARALAKNPDILFADEPTGALDEEMGRKVLEILVKVNKKYKTTVIVVTHNPNIAKIANTIIHIKNGLIDEVIKNTKPADPKTIDWS
- a CDS encoding GMP reductase — translated: MKAFDYEDIQLIPEMCIVKSRSECDTSVKLGKHTFKMPVVPSNMVTVVNEELCEQLAIKGFFYVMHRFNVDAIKFVQKMKAKNLISSISLGVQVVDYEIVKQLKENDLIPDYITIDIAHGHSLAVKDMIKHIRKHMGTKTFIIAGNVGTPSAVRDLEYWGADATKVGIGPGKVCITKLKTGFGTGGWQLSAVKWCSKAATKPIIADGGIRVNGDVAKSIRFGASIVMIGSLFAAHAESPGKTVEIDGELYKEFFGSASEFNKGEKRYVEGKKDIIKIRGSIFETLTEMEQDLQSSISYSGGNKLLDIRKVDYIILKDSNF